A single window of Crassostrea angulata isolate pt1a10 chromosome 8, ASM2561291v2, whole genome shotgun sequence DNA harbors:
- the LOC128159697 gene encoding protein kreg-1-like, whose amino-acid sequence MGMDNSRPMQTPQTVHPPPPNQPYPQAAGPPPNAPPPYGMQPQPYSSNPYGPPPPPAYGTNPYPQAPPVQPYGPYGPPPPAPSQPVAPLPPTVVLVDGHHGHHGFGHHSGHLFGGHHGFGHHDFGHHGFGGHHGFGGHHGFGGHHGGHHGGHH is encoded by the coding sequence ATGGGTATGGACAACTCTAGACCAATGCAGACCCCCCAGACCGTTCACCCGCCTCCACCCAACCAGCCGTACCCCCAGGCAGCGGGTCCTCCACCGAATGCCCCGCCCCCATACGGCATGCAGCCACAGCCATACAGCTCCAATCCCTACGGACCCCCTCCTCCTCCAGCGTACGGAACCAATCCTTACCCTCAGGCACCACCTGTCCAGCCGTACGGTCCATACGGACCGCCACCGCCCGCACCCTCACAGCCGGTGGCACCCCTACCCCCAACAGTCGTTCTAGTAGATGGACACCACGGTCACCACGGGTTTGGGCATCATAGCGGACATTTGTTTGGCGGCCATCATGGATTCGGTCACCACGATTTTGGTCACCATGGTTTCGGAGGTCACCATGGTTTCGGTGGTCACCATGGATTTGGTGGCCACCATGGGGGTCATCATGGCGGACACCACTAA